The Klebsiella africana sequence AGCTCACGATCAGAGCCTACTATCCGTAATCTGTATCGGTCTGGTCTTTTTTACTCTATTTCGCACCTTCATCAGTATGCTGCGTGCATGGACGTCGTTGACACTAAATACGCTGACCAATATTCAGTGGAAAACCACCCTGTTCGACCATCTGGCCAGCCTGCCCCTATCGTTCTTCGAAAAACGTCACTTAGGCGATATTCAGTCACGTTTTTCCTCCCTGGATACTATCCGCTCAACATTTACCAATAGTATCGTCAGTGGCATTATTGATTCGATCATGACTATTGGTCTGCTGGTGATGCTGACACTGTATGGCGGCTGGCTGACCTGGGTCGTTGTTGGTTTTACTCTATGCTATGCAATAATACGTCTTGCAACCTACCGATTTTATCGCCGCGTTGCTGAAGAACAGGTTATTAAAGGCGCACGCTCTAGCTCGCATTTTATGGAGTCGCTATATGGCATCTCAACCATCAAGGCACTGAACCTAAAAGAACGTCGTTCCCAGCACTGGCTCAATATCAATATCGAGGCCTGTAATGCAGGTATTAAACAAACGCGTTTTGATATGTTATTTAGTGGGATCAATACCTTCATTACTGCTATTGATCAAGTAGCCGTGCTCTGGCTGGGCGCGATTATGGTTATTGATAACGAAATGACTCTCGGGATGTTTATGGCTTTTAACGCCTATCGTGGTCAATTTTCACAGCGCGCCTCCAGCCTGGTCGATCTGTTTATGCAACTACGTATGCTCTCTCTGCATAACGAGCGATTATCAGAGATTGTCTTCAGTGAACCTGAAAAAGAGCTTCCTATACGAGAAGTCTTTTCTACGGAGTTAGGTGCCAAACTGGAAGTCAAAAATCTTTCTTATCAATATGACCCTTTTTCTCAGCCAATATTTTCTAATTTAAATATTACGGTGGATCCCGGGGAGTCCGTTGCTTTAATTGGACCTTCTGGTGTCGGTAAAACCACTCTTTTAAAAGTGATGTGTGGCTTACTTTCACCGACCAGTGGTGATGTGTTAGTCGATAATCTCGATATCACCAAGATCGGTTTGAATAACTATCGTCACGGTACCGCCTGCGTTCTGCAAGAGGATCGTCTTTTTTCCGGCTCGCTTATTGATAACATTAGTGGCTTCGAAGATAACGTCGACCTTAATTTTGTGATGGAGTGTGCCAAACGCTGCAATATTCATGATGAAATCATGAAAATGCCGATGGGCTATGAAACTATTATCGGCGAACTCGGTCTGGGCATCTCTGGGGGGCAAAAGCAACGTATATTGATCGCACGTGCCTTATACCGTAAACCTAGCATTCTGTTTATGGATGAGGCCACCAGCCATCTCGACCTAAAAAATGAATCCGTTATCAATCAATCTATATCAGCGTTAAATGTCACACGAATTATTGTCGCGCATCGGCCATCAACCATCGCATCCGCCGATCGCGTTATCGATCTTTCACAGTCGAAGACACTCGCACTCATTTGAAAAGGAGAAAACGATGCAAGGAACGTTTATTGGATTTAATACTGCAGGCATTACTTTCGAGGAACGATTTTTAGCGTTGTTGCTGAAGGTCAAGACGGGAAAGGGCTCTGATCAGCTCTACTATCTTCAGGCGCCTGTACTTGCCGATCTGCTGCTGATATTGCAGAGCAGAATGGTTGTAATTCTCCAACGATATGAAGTCGAAGGGGAGGCCTATAAAGACGAGCTTATCACTTATAACGAGACACTTGTTGCCAATATCCCCACTGTAGAAATGGCAGAAGTACAACAACCGTCCCCGCAGCGACGTATTATGTCTATTACGCTAAAGGCTGGCGAAACACAATCAACGCTAATTCTAGTGTTACAGGGCGGGGAAATTAACACTTTACATATTGACGATATGCAGGTCGAAGCTCTGATAATAGCTATTCAGCAAGCTTTAAAAACAGTCGGCGATCAGGAGGTTATTGAGTACTTAACTTCAAATATGGATTTTTTAATATGCTACACTGTCGACTTGACTACCCAGCCGAATATTGACTACCAGCAACACACTCAGGAAGACTGGAAGCTAAACCTATTTTCTCATTATCTGGGCGTGCTGTACTGCTGCGAGACAGACGAAGGCAAGAAAATTGTCTCCGGGGCGGTGGTCAAAACCAGCGCCCCGCATTTATCAGAACTGGAAAATAACGTTGTGACGCGGATTATCGAGAAAAGCCCCAAGCTCAAGGCGATGCACGCGGAGCTGGCGCCATGTCAGATCTTCAGTACTGTCATTCCTTCCCAGCCGGGAAGAATGCTCAGTCTGGAAGAGTGCCTGCGTCCCCTGCACGCCTTCTACCTTGAAAAGAAAGCAGAGCTTAACGCCTGATCCTCATCTAGCGACCACGCCTCTCTCCGCGCTTACAGAGAGAGGCGTCACGCATCAGTTCGGGCACTTATAAACCTGGCCGTTCATTTCGCTGTCGGTAGGTACAAAGCTCGATAACAGGTTTTGTGTCGGGCTGCTGACGCCGTAGATCACGTTGCCACCCATGGCTGCCGCCTGGTTGCGCAAGGCGTTCGCCGCACCGCGCATGGAACCACCCTCATCGCCATTCTGGCCGGAGAGCCAGTTGCTCTGTTTACCTGTCGCGGTCCCTAACAGCTGACACTCTGCGCCGGGCTTCTCCTGCACGAAGCGCACATTCTGGCCGGCAGAGGTTAATTCATTGCTGGAACTGCAACCTGCCAACAGTAAGGCTGCGCCGACAATCCCTGCTAAATATTTTACCTGCATGTTATTCCCCATGATCGATGAGCTGGACGCACTGGCCCGGATGTAAATCTATCATCCTTCAAACTGCGTCGGCATGAGCCGCGTTCATTCCCTCCCCGGCAGCGCTTACCAGGTCGCTACCGAAACGGAGGTGCTTGCCGCTCTGATGCAGCTTAAATGATTTTTATGTATAAGCCTTATACTAAAAAGCGCGCCAAAAGAAAAACCCCCAGCCATTGCTGGCCAGGGGTTTCTGCTTTTTTATGCCGTAGAGCGCACGATTACATCATGCCGCCCATACCGCCCATGCCGCCCATGCCGCCAGCAGCACCTAAGTCAGGCGCGTCGCCTTTCGGCAGGTCGGTCACCATGCACTCGGTGGTGATCATCAGGCCAGCCACGGAAGCCGCGTACTGCAGTGCAGAACGGGTTACTTTGGTTGGGTCCAGGATACCGAAGTCGATCATGTTGCCGTATTCTTCAGTTGCTGCGTTGTAACCGTAGTTACCGTCGCCTGCTTTCACGTTGTTTGCCACAACAGACGGCTCTTCACCGGCGTTGGACACGATCTGACGCAGCGGTGCTTCCATTGCGCGCAGCGCAACTTTGATACCGACGTTCTGATCTTCGTTCTGACCGGTCAGGCCAGCGATTTTCGCTGCAACGCGAACCAGCGCTACGCCACCGCCAGCCACCACGCCTTCTTCAACCGCAGCACGGGTTGCGTGCAGGGCGTCGTCGACGCGTGCTTTTTTCTCTTTCATTTCAACTTCGGTAGCGGCACCGACTTTGATCACTGCCACGCCGCCAGCCAGTTTAGCGACACGTTCCTGCAGTTTTTCACGATCGTAATCGGAAGTCGCTTCTTCGATCTGCTTACGGATCTGAGCAACACGGCCCTGGATTGCGGATTCTTCGCCAACGCCATCGATGATGGTGGTGGTGTCTTTGTTGATAACCACACGTTTCGCCTGGCCCAGGTCTTCCAGAGTCGCTTTTTCCAGCTCCATACCGATCTCTTCAGAGATAACGGTACCGCCAGTCAGCGTAGCGATGTCCTGCAGCATAGCTTTACGACGGTCGCCGAAGCCCGGAGCTTTCACCGCAGCCACTTTAACGATGCCGCGCATGGTGTTAACCACCAGGGTCGCCAGCGCTTCGCCTTCAACGTCTTCAGCGATGATAACCAGCGGTTTGCCTGCTTTCGCTACGGCTTCCAGAACCGGCAGCATTTCGCGGATGTTGGAGATTTTTTTGTCAGCCAGCAGGATGAACGGGCTTTCCAGCTCAACGGCACCGGTGTCCGGCTTGTTGATGAAGTATGGAGACAGGTAGCCGCGGTCGAACTGCATACCTTCAACTACGTCCAGTTCGTCTTCCAGACCGGTACCGTCTTCAACGGTGATCACGCCTTCTTTACCAACTTTATCCATCGCTTCCGCGATCAGTTTACCGACGGTTTCGTCGGAGTTAGCGGAGATGGTACCTACCTGAGCGATAGCTTTGGAGTCAGAGCACGGAACGGACAGCGCTTTCAGCTCTTCAACTGCAGCCAGGACTGCTTTGTCGATACCGCGTTTCAGATCCATCGGGTTCATGCCTGCTGCAACAGCTTTCAGGCCTTCGTTCACGATAGCCTGAGCCAGTACGGTTGCGGTGGTGGTACCGTCGCCTGCTGCGTCGTTCGCTTTAGAGGCAACTTCTTTCACCATCTGCGCGCCCATGTTTTCGAACTTGTCTTCCAGTTCGATTTCACGTGCAACGGAAACACCATCTTTGGTGATGGTCGGCGCGCCGAAAGATTTGTCCAGAACCACGTTACGGCCTTTCGGGCCCAGGGTCACTTTAACTGCATCTGCCAGTACGTTTACGCCGCGCAGCATTTTTACACGAGCGTCGTTACCGAATTTTACGTCTTTTGCTGCCATTTCTTTTATTCCTCAAATTCGTTCAGGGTCGTGCGAATTAAGCTTCAACAATTGCCAGGATGTCGCTTTCGGACATGATCAGTACTTCTTCGTTGTCGATCTTTTCAGTCTTCACGCCGTAGCCATCGTTGAAAATCACGATGTCACCAACTTTAACGTCCAGCGGCTGCACGGTCCCGTTTTCCAGGATGCGGCCTTTACCGACAGCGATGATTTCGCCACGCGTTGACTTAGCTGCTGCAGAACCGGTCAGAACGATGCCGCCCGCAGATTTGGTTTCAACTTCTTTACGTTTGACGATCACACGATCATGTAACGGACGAATACTCATTGATAGCTCTCCTTCGAGAAAGTCATTATCAGTTATGGGTGACGCCGGGCCGAACGCGGTTTACCGGCTAGTGCAGAGAGAGATGGGGATGGCCATTTCCGGCTTCAAGGGCAAAATTAAAAAAAATTTTTACCTTTGCGCTGGCGCACAAAAAGCGGCCAGGCCAGGCAATCGGTCATAAGGAAAAGCGATTGTGATACTCTCTTTTTTTTCACTGGCGCAGGATTGAATCATGAGTGGTTTAAAACAGGAGTTAGGGCTGGGACAGGGAGTTGGGTTGCTTTCCACCTCATTGCTGGGTACCGGCGTCTTCGCCGTCCCGGCGCTGGCGGCGCTGGTCGCTGGTGATAACAGCCTGTGGGCATGGCCGCTGCTCATTCTCCTCGTTTTCCCGGTCGCCATCGTCTTCGCCCTGCTGGGCCGCCATTTTCCCAGCGCGGGCGGCGTGGCCCACTTTGTCGATATGGCCTTTGGGCCACGTCTGGCCAGCGTCACCGGCTGGCTGTTTTTATCGGTAATCCCGGTCGGACTCCCCGCCGCTCTGCACATCGCCACCGGTTTTGGCCAGGCGCTGTTCGGCTGGCATGATGCGCAGCTGCTGCTGGCAGAGCTGGGCACCCTGGCCATCGTCTGGTGGGTCGGTTCGCGTGGCGCC is a genomic window containing:
- a CDS encoding co-chaperone GroES, which translates into the protein MSIRPLHDRVIVKRKEVETKSAGGIVLTGSAAAKSTRGEIIAVGKGRILENGTVQPLDVKVGDIVIFNDGYGVKTEKIDNEEVLIMSESDILAIVEA
- the yjeJ gene encoding YjeJ family protein, which encodes MQGTFIGFNTAGITFEERFLALLLKVKTGKGSDQLYYLQAPVLADLLLILQSRMVVILQRYEVEGEAYKDELITYNETLVANIPTVEMAEVQQPSPQRRIMSITLKAGETQSTLILVLQGGEINTLHIDDMQVEALIIAIQQALKTVGDQEVIEYLTSNMDFLICYTVDLTTQPNIDYQQHTQEDWKLNLFSHYLGVLYCCETDEGKKIVSGAVVKTSAPHLSELENNVVTRIIEKSPKLKAMHAELAPCQIFSTVIPSQPGRMLSLEECLRPLHAFYLEKKAELNA
- a CDS encoding peptidase domain-containing ABC transporter, giving the protein MNKELFKKITDKLNFSLRHKAPIILQSEASECGIACLAMVCGHYGLDIDLFNFRQRYGSPSQGVTLMSLSKTAERAGLKARALSLDLDEIKQLKLPCIIHWGMNHYVTLTKVRKCSFIVHDPALGKRVIGVQEMSNNFTGVALELWPDHNFQQEKSKSRLRLLDLMRNIVGLKSALLKIFAFSVIVEAIGLLLPIGTQLVTDHVIIAHDQSLLSVICIGLVFFTLFRTFISMLRAWTSLTLNTLTNIQWKTTLFDHLASLPLSFFEKRHLGDIQSRFSSLDTIRSTFTNSIVSGIIDSIMTIGLLVMLTLYGGWLTWVVVGFTLCYAIIRLATYRFYRRVAEEQVIKGARSSSHFMESLYGISTIKALNLKERRSQHWLNINIEACNAGIKQTRFDMLFSGINTFITAIDQVAVLWLGAIMVIDNEMTLGMFMAFNAYRGQFSQRASSLVDLFMQLRMLSLHNERLSEIVFSEPEKELPIREVFSTELGAKLEVKNLSYQYDPFSQPIFSNLNITVDPGESVALIGPSGVGKTTLLKVMCGLLSPTSGDVLVDNLDITKIGLNNYRHGTACVLQEDRLFSGSLIDNISGFEDNVDLNFVMECAKRCNIHDEIMKMPMGYETIIGELGLGISGGQKQRILIARALYRKPSILFMDEATSHLDLKNESVINQSISALNVTRIIVAHRPSTIASADRVIDLSQSKTLALI
- a CDS encoding DUF4156 domain-containing protein; translation: MQVKYLAGIVGAALLLAGCSSSNELTSAGQNVRFVQEKPGAECQLLGTATGKQSNWLSGQNGDEGGSMRGAANALRNQAAAMGGNVIYGVSSPTQNLLSSFVPTDSEMNGQVYKCPN
- the groL gene encoding chaperonin GroEL (60 kDa chaperone family; promotes refolding of misfolded polypeptides especially under stressful conditions; forms two stacked rings of heptamers to form a barrel-shaped 14mer; ends can be capped by GroES; misfolded proteins enter the barrel where they are refolded when GroES binds), translated to MAAKDVKFGNDARVKMLRGVNVLADAVKVTLGPKGRNVVLDKSFGAPTITKDGVSVAREIELEDKFENMGAQMVKEVASKANDAAGDGTTTATVLAQAIVNEGLKAVAAGMNPMDLKRGIDKAVLAAVEELKALSVPCSDSKAIAQVGTISANSDETVGKLIAEAMDKVGKEGVITVEDGTGLEDELDVVEGMQFDRGYLSPYFINKPDTGAVELESPFILLADKKISNIREMLPVLEAVAKAGKPLVIIAEDVEGEALATLVVNTMRGIVKVAAVKAPGFGDRRKAMLQDIATLTGGTVISEEIGMELEKATLEDLGQAKRVVINKDTTTIIDGVGEESAIQGRVAQIRKQIEEATSDYDREKLQERVAKLAGGVAVIKVGAATEVEMKEKKARVDDALHATRAAVEEGVVAGGGVALVRVAAKIAGLTGQNEDQNVGIKVALRAMEAPLRQIVSNAGEEPSVVANNVKAGDGNYGYNAATEEYGNMIDFGILDPTKVTRSALQYAASVAGLMITTECMVTDLPKGDAPDLGAAGGMGGMGGMGGMM